The genomic window GAGACCAACTTGAACACATTTAAGGGCTTAAAGCATCTTCTGATGTTGCATTTCAGAAACTGGTTGTTCCCAACATTGATACCTTATGGCCTATGTTGTTGGTAaccctcatttaaaaaaaaaatctcttttttccccctagtTATTTTCTTAACATGGATTCAAGCAGCAGCGAAGAATGTGAGTAGAGCCTTCTTTCAACAGCAATGTGCATGGTTAAATGTCTTTGTAGAGATAACTGAAATGAGATTTGGGACACTTGGCTTGATTTGTTCCTAGGTTTGTCCAAAGTCTCTCTGGGTTGTTAAAGTTTAGTTCTCTGCTTTCAAGAGCAGGGGAAGATCTTCATGTTTCCCTTATGTGTTTTTGGTTCCTGggtctttttcatttcttctctgtctctcatggGAGATAAAAATTCTTTGTCTCTTCTATTTCTATCCTCCCTTTGTCATTTTATTGCTAGACATAGAACCTAAGGTGTAAGTAAGTACAACTGACCTATGTCTCCAGtcttagggaaatgtaaattttACTAGCATTAATTTGTAAACTATTTTTCAGGAGCTACTAGACAGGTGAGCtactagatttttattttttggatttgatttttttcgagacagggtttctctgtgtagccccggctatcctggaactcagtctgtagaccaggctggcctcaaactcagaaatctgcctgcctctgcctcccaagtgctgggattaaaggctgtgccaccactacctggccaaGCTACTAGATTTGATCATGCTTCttaatgctttttctttctttgacttaGACATGCCTGAATTGCCAAGACAGAGAAAGACCAGGTAAGTGGGAGAATTGTTGaaacttgacttttttttttagtttttggcttttttgagacagtctgactgtgtcaccctggctgtcctggaactctctgtagaccacagTGGACTCTAATAGAgttctgcctgctcctgcctcctgatttctgggattaaaggtctgtaccaGCATGCTTGGCtagtttttggctttttgagtctgggtctcaCAATGTATCCCTGACTGACCTGCAACTCACAATATAGATAAGGTTGCATTTGAACTTGTAGCATCTGCTTAAGTGCTGATTATAGACATACACTATCATGCTCAGCTAATTAGTTTTCAAAATGACTTTGAGTCATGATTTTCTAGTCGCtctcaggtaaaaaaaaaaaaaaatagatattttttccCTGGTCTTGTCTTCTGTGATCCTGCCTCCAGGTGATCTCTTCTGAGTGTACTGTGATTATTATTGATTCCCAATTCAAATACCTCACCTTAGGAGACAAGCTAGGCATGCTgcgagggtgggggtggagaagcAACCCTtaggaggagcctagaagatcagGACTGGATCCTAGACATTAGACAGGCAATTATTGACACACTTgagagtttggttttgtttcatgtaGATTGCGACTCTGCACTAATTTTTCTTGAAGTTAGGAAGTTCTTACTACAATTTTGGTTTTAAAGAAGCCCATAGTTGAGAGATTTTTGAACTTAAAAGAGATTTTAGAATTTAGATATTAAAAGACTGGATAGTTTAAAAAGAGATTGTATTTTTAAGTGGTTGGAATTTTAAAGCCAGGGACTTTTAGATTTTTGAATGCTTATATTGCAGTGCTTATTAATATGTGATTTGGTGATGCACAAGGAAGGAAAGGTTATGGTTTAACAGTGATatggttgtgtcaagttgacaaggggtcagagTGAAAACCTTTCCTCTGTGACACTATACTCTTATACAAATTCGTGTCGAAGTTGATGAAGAATGATAATCTTCCTGATGAATTTTTCACTTCCACCAAAACTATTTGAGTACTGGCACTCTGACAAGGCCCAGTTTATTCTCAGTAACTGACAGATGCTTCCTTTTGGAAGGCTGCAAGAGGAGGAAATGTGTATAGAAAGATGGAAAATCAGGAATAATTGAAAGAGTAATTCCAATGAAGAGGGACAGAGTTGTGTAAGGAAACAACCAATTATCCTGCCTATTGTAGAAAATATGCCCTGAAGAGAAGACTACTATGCTCAtattttcttccccccccccaccttattACTTAGCTGTGTCGTGATTGACTCGGACTCTGACAATCCCCATGATGAAAAGAGTGATAAGATCTGTGAAATCAGCAGTGGAGGCAAGTATCATTCCTGTTTAGAGGAACACCTGAGCTCTGAAGCCTTATTACATGCAGCAGTTTTAGAATCTGATTCTGAAAACTCAAAGTTTGTTGTGCTTTCATATCCAGGACCACCATTTCTTTCTCTATCATATACTGGATGTTGATATGGCTGGGTCCCTACACCTTGGTTTACTTCCTAACATAGTtaactctcttcctgctgcctttgacTTTGGATAGAGTTCTGTCTAGAGATGtgttcctccctcttcctctttttacATCCTTTAGAGGTGGGAATgacaaggaagaagagagggtaaAAGGCTCTACCTTCTTTCCAGCTTGGTGGAGACTGGCCTTGGGAGAGGTTAACAGTGTAAACAGGGCCATCTACTATCTCCATATATTATTGTCTAAGGTAGTGAGTTACAAACGTTCAGCCAGGTCACACATGACTAAACAAGTTTCTAAGCTAGAGAACTTTAACTTTTAGAGAACAATTCTTTCTTAGAACTTTAACTTTTGCTATACATGAAATCCAAATTTATTGAATCAATTGCCCTTATTTTGCTATGGACCACAAAATAGCAGATTTGTCTTTAAGAACAACTGAGCTCATGCTATTTAGACAATGTGATTTCAAAGTGGGCATAATACTTTCATTGCTAGTTTATCTGTAAATTGCTCTCAGTAATATACAAAATCGAGGGAAAACAATCTACAACTGATTTTTAACTGTGATTTATAATGTCCAAATACTCAGCCACTTTTAGTTTATTAATTTGTGCTCAATATTCTGCTAATGTCTACGTAGAGTGAATTGAAGGAGTGTATTTATAGATGTCTCTTGAATTTCAGGCGAGTCTTCTGACACTGATCATCCCGGAGATCAGAAGCTTCCAATAATTGTTATTGATGACGAAGATGGCAACCTCGGTTCAAAGGATTCTGAGCAGAAAAGTGATGAGGGCCAAATGCCTGTCCTTGAAAAGGAGGTGGTCGAATGTATTGATTCTGATCCACCTTCATCTCATGATGTTTGTGAAATATGGGATCTTTGTGGGAGTTCTAACCAACCATCAAGTGAGCTTGAGCAGGGAGGGGAGCCGGAGCGTGAGGGGGAGCCTGAGCGTGAGGGGGAGCCTGAGCGTGAGGGGGAGCCTGAGCTCAAGGGGCAGCTTGAATCTGAGCCCAAGGGGGAGCTTGAATCTGAGCCCAAGGGGGAGCTTGAATCTGTGCCCAAGGGGGAGCTTGAATCTGTGCCCAAGGGGGAGCTAGAATCTGATACCAAGGAGGAGCTAGAATCTGTGCCCAAGGGAGAGCTAGAATCTGTGCTCAAGGAGGAGCTTGAATCTGTGCCTAAGGGGGAGCTTGAATCTGTGCCCAAGGGGGAGCTTGAATCTGTGCCCAAGGGGGAGCTAGAATCTGACATCAAGGGGGAGCTTGAATCTGACATCAAGGGGGAGCTTGAATCTGACATCAAGGGGGAGCTTGAATCTGTGCCCAAGGGGGAACTAGAATCTGACATCAAGGGGGAGCTTGAATCTGTGCCCAAGGGAGAGCTAGAATCTGACATCAAGGGGGAGCTTGAATCTGTGCCCAAGGGGGAGCTGGAATCTGACATCAAGGGGGAGCTTGAATCTGTGCCCAAGGGGGAGCTGGAATCTGATATCAAGGGAGAGCTTGAATCTGTGCCCAAGGGGGAGCTAGAATCTGACATTAAGGGGGAGCTGGAATCTGATATCAAGGGGGAGCTTGAATCTGTGCCCAAGGGGGAGCTTGAATCTGACATCAAGGGGGAGCTTGAATCTGTGCCCAAGGAGGAGCTTGAATCTGTGCCCAAGGGGGAACTTGAATCTGTGCCCAAGGGGGAGCTAGAATCTGACATCAAGGGGGAGCTTGAATCTGTGCCCAAGGGGGAGCTAGAATCTGACACCAAGCAGGAGCTAGAATCTGACACCAAGCAGGAGCTAGAATCTGACACCAAGCAGGAGCTAGAATCTGACACCAAGGGGGAGCTAGAATCTGACACCAAGGGGGAGCTTGAATCTGACACCAAGGGGGAGCTAGAATCTGACACCAAGGAGGAGCTAGAATCTGACAccaaggaggaggcagagcaagAAATGACAGCTGAGGAAGCCAAGCAGAAAAGAGCTGCTTATCTGCTGGcacaacaaaggaaaagaaagagaaagaacagatttATTTGCATGTCATCTAGTAAGCCACGTAGAAAACGCCGTAAGactgacccacaggttaagactGACCCACAGCCAAGTACATCTGAAAATACTAGTCCTCCTGATGAGCCCATTCCAATGGAACAGCCTGTTCCTTCCCCCAAAGGAATGGTTTTAAGGAAAGGGAGAGGCAAAGGGGCAAAGGCACGCAAGTGAAAAGGGGCCTTTTGCAAATGGAGTTGGGGAGCTCCAGTGCCCATTTTTCTTATGCTCCAGTATATTAGCACTTAACTCTTCAGTCCTCCTGGAGTGCGTTTTTCCTGAATACCCTGTCCATAGGATATCCTGAGTCATTATCCCCAAACCTGGACTCTGGATAATTATCAATTCCTATGCAGCCAGAAGAGGGGTTTCTCCCTCCAAGGTGCCCAGTtttagaggttttttgttttttgtttttttcaagtatTGTAACTTTGCTGAATTTCTCCTCTCAGTCTGTTATTAAGAGGACTCTTTATGATTTATTCTGTGAGGGTCTAGCCTGGTGAGTGGCATGTAACAGACGTTTAATAAACTTGTTAAATAAACGGCACTTTTACTGGTTCCAAAGTCTCTGGTTGAAGTTATTGGTACTGTGGGTCTTGGAAGAAGGCAAAAAGGCAAGATTTCACTTAGAAATTGGGTGAAGGTGCTTCTGGGGATATGGACTTTAACATACTGTGGTCCCCACCCTCATGGATAGTTAGCTGATCCATTgagggcctgggggtggggttCAGAAGCTCTGTGAGTACATATGGTAAATGAGCACACCAGGGCCAGGTGTAAAGAGTCAGATCAACTTTTCTTTGGGTGATTTGAGGCTTAAACAGTTTTGGGGAACTGTGGGTAGAAACATCCAGGATGGACAAAGGCTTAGAGTACCAAAATTCCTCATTAGCATGAGGACACTTTTCAGGAATCTCAGATCCTAGCTGAACAGGTTCTTattaggagaaaggaaattgatcctGTACTCTTTATTGTTATAAATGTGGTGtggccctttttatttttataaccagGAAAATAAGTCGCAAATTCTCAGTTCAAAGGCTGTAGTTGAACAACAGAAAGGGGGTAAAGAGTCAGAGAAAACAGGTACCAGGTACGACTTGGGGCCCTGGCCCACTCAGCCCAAAGAACCTCAGGTAGCCAGCACAGAAGTTCCAAGTCAGTAGTGTCCTCTGCTCTGGTCATTTCTCTTTTGGGGCTCAGCTTAGCCACTTGTACTCCAGTGTGGGGCTGCCCTGAGATGGGACTTGGGTGGGGGTAGACAACTCCTGATCACAGGTTGTGGGCTGTGGGACATGTGCAGGCCCAAAGGTGTCTCTCTAGTAGTAACAGGTGCCAGAATCAGGGCTGAAAACTATTATAATGGGAATAAAGAGTCCAGATACTGACTTTCAGTTGCCCTACGGTGCCTCTGGTGTGGAGGAAGAGCCCTGAGAGGTGGAGAAGCAGCCACTGAGTCACCACCCCTTCACATCTCTCATGTAGCTGCAGGATCTTCAAGTAGACACTACCATCATCCTACAGCAAAGGAAACTGACCTGAAACCTGGCCAATCAAATCGACAGTGTGGCCCTGAGTCACCTACACCATTGTGCTCAGGGGAAGGAATACACTGGtgggaagagggagtgagggggAGACGGGAGAGTAAGGCCTAGGCTGGCACTTCATCACACTTATCAccacatacaagcatacatacatacacaccattcATACCTGTACACATGCATGAGAGACTCAGAGGTATAAAGACAGTGTTGGCAATAGAGGCATTAAAAGATACTGAGGAATCCCAACAGCTCCAAGTCCTTAGGGCAGCTGTGTAACCTCTCCCAGGAGTTGTCCACCACAAAGCAGCACATGTGACGAGCACAGTAACACCAAGAGGCCCGATTGCCTTGGGGGGGACAGTGGGATGACATGAAGTTCATCTCTTTTGATGTGATGGGCCCAATCAGCCAAAGTAGTCTGGAAACAGCCTTGGGGCAGTCTTGGAAACCATTTTAGGCTTAAAGAGAGTTGGTTCTCACTAGTGTGGTCCAACTATGTATTGCACAACAAATTCACCCAGGACGTTCTCTACAAGCCTCAGGCTCCAGGACTCACAGATGGGATTTGGTGGACCACCCCTGTGGTAGTGTTGAGTCCACTGTGACCTCAAGGGTCTGAAGGGATGGCCCAATATCAAAGGCCAGGGATGACGAGCTGGCACCAGTCCCAGCAGAGACTGCTGTCTCAGCCCACAAAGGGGCCTCAGAAGAGGCTGGGGGGCCAGACCTGGTTACCCCAGAAGTAAAGAACGATCAGGAAGAGGAAGTAACTGTTGGGGTTTTCGAGACAGGTCTGGGCCCAGAAGTGACCGCAGGGGCTTCTTTGGGCCCATGAGGGGCTGTTTGGGTATGTGGGATTGCCCTGAGCTAAGACGTGGACACTTATGTTATTGTGGCTGTCTATGGCTCAGCAGGGAGGCTTGGGAGGACTAGTTTCTTCTGGGCCTTCAACTAATTGCTGAGGCTGCTTGGGGCCCACTGATGTCTGTGGTGAGCAGCTAGGCTGGCCCAGGAGGGATCTATGGGGCTGGCTCTGCTGATGGAAGGCCAAGAGTGGCCACTGGGGGCAGCAGCTCTGTCCTGAAAGAcggttgaaaaagaaaaaggaaagaaggcttGGTTGTAGGGTGAAAGTTGGAGGGCACTGCTGACACTAGACTAGCAGAGACTGTGGGGGCTGGCAGTGCTGCCCTGTGGTAGCCCTACCGGTCACAGGAACACAGTGTGGTCCATGACCGCAAAGGTTGGCAACTGTGCCATACGGTcagtagagacaggcagagatgACACGACATCAACAAGGACAGAAGTGGGCGGTAGCGATGCCATGGAGTCTGGCTGGACCGCAGGGGTTGTCTGGAGCCTGGAAGCGCTAATAGCGGCCTGTGGGGCTGAGCCAGGCATGAGCACTGGGTCTGGCTGAGCTGATCTGGGGCTGGAAGCAGTAGCTGGGGACGTTGGTGCTGACCAGGGCTGTCTCAAGTCTAGAAGTGATTGATGGGGCCAAGCACTGAGACCCAGGGGTGGCCGCTGGGGCTGGCAGGGCTGCCCCAGGGCTGGGAGGGGCCCCTGGGGTTGGCTGGTGCTGGGCAGGGCCTTTCTGGTGCtagaggctggctgggagcaggggtggggggtggggggccctCCTGGGGAGCACACTTGTTTAGAGGGCTGCAATGGAACCTTCCTAGTCTCATCACAAGAGGGCTCCGCATCCTGCCCTGGACTGCCCACCTCCAGGGGCTGCCTGTTCTCACTCAGCTTTGCAGATGGACAGTTTTCTGACTCTCGGGTCTTCTTCACGAGACGTTGGTGTTAATTCCATTTCTCCTTCCGCTGATGTGGCTTCAGAGCCATATCCTTCTCCAGGGCCTCCAGGATGCTGAAGCTGGCTTTAGGGAAGCCTTCAATAATCTCTTGCAGGCTGGACTGGC from Apodemus sylvaticus chromosome X, mApoSyl1.1, whole genome shotgun sequence includes these protein-coding regions:
- the LOC127674508 gene encoding germ cell nuclear acidic protein-like, whose translation is MDSSSSEEYMPELPRQRKTSCVVIDSDSDNPHDEKSDKICEISSGGESSDTDHPGDQKLPIIVIDDEDGNLGSKDSEQKSDEGQMPVLEKEVVECIDSDPPSSHDVCEIWDLCGSSNQPSSELEQGGEPEREGEPEREGEPEREGEPELKGQLESEPKGELESEPKGELESELESVPKGELESVPKGELESVPKGELESDIKGELESDIKGELESDIKGELESVPKGELESDIKGELESVPKGELESDIKGELESVPKGELESDIKGELESVPKGELESDIKGELESVPKGELESDIKGELESDIKGELESVPKGELESDIKGELESEEAEQEMTAEEAKQKRAAYLLAQQRKRKRKNRFICMSSSKPRRKRRKTDPQVKTDPQPSTSENTSPPDEPIPMEQPVPSPKGMVLRKGRGKGAKARK